From Polaribacter haliotis:
TTTAAAAGATGCTGAAATAAGTTCAGTATAAAAAAAATCCGCTAAAAAAGCGGATTCATTGAATTTGAAATTAAGAAACAAACGGATTTTATAACAAATCTGCTTGTTTTAATGTTGTTTGAATAGTTATGTCTGCATCTGCCAAACCACAAGATTTGGAGGTACTTCTACATGAAGAAAAACAAATAATCCCTAAAACACAAATTGCAACAAATACTACTCTTTTCATTTTTTTACTATTTTACGGTTTAAATGTACATATTTTTTATGAACTCGCCTGAATTTTTCTTCTCTTCGATAACGTTAAAAGAAACCATTTTATTTTGAATGCGCGTAATTAAATTTTTAGTGATAGGTTTCCCATCATTCCATTCCGTTATTTTTAGCCATTTCTGAATGTCTTCTAGCTTCTGTTGGTAACGTTTTGCTAAGATTTTATCGATATTATCAATGTCTTTAAAATCGGCTGTTTCTCCATTAATAATGTCTAAAACTTTTTGTACTTCTTCGAAATTATTTTCTAAAACTTCGTTTCTAACTGCAATTACAAAACATGGCCAAGGAGTAGGGCAGTCGTCAATTCTTCTGAATGTTCCATCATCGACCAAAGGTTTTGTGGTAAAATGTTCCCACATAAAATAATCGGCTTCGCAATTGGTTAAAGAATCGATGCCTCCTTGTAAATTTCCAACGACTTTAAACTTTAATTTGTCTATTTCCCAACCTTGATTATAAGCATTTACAATCGCCATTAAATGCGAACCAGAACCAAATCTACTAATTGCAATCGTAGCATTTTCTAAATCTTCAATTTTTTTGAAAGATGATTTTTCGCCTACGTGAATTCCCCAAATTAAAGGAGTTTTAACGAACGTTTGCACAATTTTAGACGGATTTCCATCTGCAATATCTTTGATTATTCCTTCCGTTAAAACAATGGCAATATCTACAGTTCCGTTTCTTAATGCTTTGCACATTTGCCCAGTTCCACCATGATAATCTTGCCAACGTAAATTGATGTTTTCTTTGGTGTATTCTTTATTTTTTAATGTGAGATACCAAGGATAATTAAAGTGTTCTGGTACACCACCGATTTTTAAATCTGTCATTTTAAATTGTGAGCTTTTTAAGCGTATATTTTATTAAATCTTCCACCACTTTTTTAGGGTTTTCGCTAAAAGTTCCATTTGCTCTGTTTGCAATAATGGCATTTAGTGAAACTGCTTTATGCCCTAATAATTTAGATAAGCCATAAATTGCGGAAGTTTCCATTTCTAAATTGGTAATTCTATGTTTTTTATGTTGAAAACTATCAATTTTATTATTTAAGTTTTCGTCTTCTAATTGTAATCTTAACACACGACCTTGTGGTCCGTAAAAACCACCAGCAGTTGCTGTTATTCCTGAATATATGTTTTCTGAAGTAAATTTTCGAGCAAGTTCTTGGCTGTTTTCAACCAAAATAGGATGCGATTTTTTAGCACTCCAATTGGTGTGTTTTACAAAAGCATTTTCAATTTCTGAATTTGAAATTACATCAATTTGATAGGAGTGAAGCATTCCATTTAAATCTAAACCATGAGAACTCAATAAAAATGAATCTACAGGAATGTCTTTTTGCAAAGACCCTGAAGTTCCAATTCGAATGATATTTAAAGAAGTTAAATCGGTTTTTGGCGCTCTTGTTTCTAGATTGATGTTTACCAAAGCATCTAATTCATTTAAAACAATATCTATATTATCTGGGCCAATTCCTGTTGAAATTACTGAAATTCTTTTCCCTTTATAAATACCTGTGGTCGTTTTAAATTCTCTTTTTTGAGTTGTAAAATCAACAGATTCAAATAGTTTGGTGATTTTATCTACTCTGTCTTGGTCTCCAACAAAAATAATATCTGTAGCAATATTTTCTGGTTTTAAATTTAAGTGATAAACACTGCCATCTGGATTTAGAATAAGTTCAGATTTTTTTATACTCATACTTTTAAGAGGTAATTTGCAACAGTTTTTCAGTAGCATTGCTATATAAAAAACTGTATTTTTTAGAACCTCCAAGATACGAATTTTCTGAACGTATTTCTCTGTAAAAATTTGCCTGATTCTCTAAAATATCTTTCCCTTTTCTTGTGAGTTTTACAGGATCGAAAGAAGTGAATAATTTTTGAAGTTTATCGATATTGTTTTCATATTGTAAATCTCCAAAACCAAAAACTTCTTGTTCTGTAAGCAATTTGCCAACTAATTGGTTTTTAGAAGATAAATTGTTGTTGTTTGCTGTTTTTAAAACAAAATTTTCTACATTATTTAATCCATTTTCAATAGAAGGAAACCTTCTTAAATGTGCTTCCAAAGCAGTTGTTAAATATTTAAATGGCGACATTGGATTGAATTGATGTATTTTTTCTAGTCTTAAAGGACTGTCTGAACAATACAATTGCCAAATATAATCTGCATATTCAATATCATCTTGCGAAAGTTCTATTCTGTCTTTAAAATGTTGTTGAATTTGTTCTTCTGAAAGTTCAGGAATTGCTAACATTTTAGCAGATTCTTTTACTTTTCCACTACAAACTAAAGAAACTTCATACCCTTTTCTGTAACGTTTTAGCCAACTAATTACAGCAATCATATTAATTTGACAAAATAAATCGTACTCAAACCATAAAACGATTTGCTTATTTTCTTTTTTATTACAGAGTTTTCGATATTCTTTAACTGTGTAATCTATAAATTTTTGTTTACTAATTTTATAGGAAGATTTAAAGAAATCGTATCTGGTTTTCCAAAAAACATCGCTCCCAACATTGGTTGTTGTTTTTCCTTCACAGAGCATTTCTCTCCATGTAATAAAATCTCCAGAAAATTGTAGTTTTTTTAGATAGTTGGTAGTACTATCTCCATTTGTAATATGTAAAATAGAAGAGTTCATAGTGAAATGACAACGTTAATAATCGATTTTTATTGTGTTAGGGTAAATTTAACTATCCACCAACACGTTTTACTTTAAAACCTTTATCTTTTAACATAGACATAATTTTGTCTCTAAAATCACCTTGAATTATGATTTTATCATCTTTAAAACTTCCACCAACAGACAATTTTGTTTTAATTTCTTTGGCTAAAAGTTTAAAGTCGGAAGTTGCACCATTATAACCTTCTAAAATAGTAATTGGCTTTCCTTTTCGTTTCTCATATTTGCAAAGAATGGGTTCGTCTTGCAACCAAATATTCGATTTTTCTTTTTTTGGTTCCTCAGTTTCTTGGTGTTCTGGAAACAAATTTTTTAGTTGATCTTTTAAATCCATAAAAAGCCCCTTTTAATTTCCCCAAAGGGGAAAAACTCATGCTGGTAACTTTGAGTATATTTTTATTGTTTTTATTCGGCATATTTCCCATAATACATTCCTTCCCTTTGGGAAGGTTAGGATGGGCTTTTCTTATTTTTTAAGCCCTAATTCTCTTAATCTTTCATCTAAAAACTCTCCAGCAGTAATATCTTCGAACTGTTTTGGATTGTTTTCGTCGATACAATTTTCTAAAACATCTAGTTTCATATCAGATATTGGGTGCATGAAAAATGGAATGGAATAACGAGAGGTTCCCCACATTTCTTTTGGAGGATTTACAACTCTGTGAATTGTAGATTTTAGCTTGTTATTACTGTGTCTAGACAACATGTCTCCAACATTAATCATTAATTCGTCAGGTGCAGCCATGGCATCTATCCAATCTCCTTTATGATTTTGAACCTGCAATCCTTTTCCTTGAGCTCCCATTAATAAAGTAATTAAATTAATGTCTCCATGAGCTGCAGCTCTTTCTGCACCTTTTGGTTCAGTTTTTATTGGTGGATAATGGATTGGTCTTAATATACTATTTCCGTTCTTAATGTAATTGTCGAAATAAGTTTCTTCCAAACCTAAATGTAAAGCCAAAGAACGCAACACAAATTTCGCTGTTTTTTCTAACATTTGGTAGGTCTGCTTTCCAACTTCGTTGAATTTTGGCAATTCTTCTACAATTACATTTTCTGGATATTCATCTTTATATTTTGAATTATCCTCTACATATTGCCCAAAATGCCAGAACTCTTTTAAATCGCCTTCTTTTTTACCTTTTGCAGATTCTTTTCCGAAAGAAACATATCCACGTTGTCCTCCAATTCCTGGAATTTCGTACTTTTCTTTAGTTTCAACTGGTAAATCAAAGAAATTTTTGATTTCTGTATATAAATCTGAAACTAATTTATCATCTAAAAAATGACCTTTCAAAGCAACAAAACCAATGTTTTCGTATGCGTGACCAATTTCATCTATAAATTTTTGTTTTCTATTTTTATCTTCTGATAAAAAATCTGCTAAGTTTACGCTTGGAATTTTATTCATTATTGGAAGTTTAATAAACGAGTGTTAAAGTTACTAAAAAATCAGGAATATTAATTTATAGCTTTCGAAATTTTAATTTTAAAGTATTTTCAAGAAATAAAAAAGTTACTTTTTTGTAAAAGGAATTAAGTAAGAAAGTGTGTAGTTAAAGCCAAAACCAGTATTACTTTCAAAAATTCTATTAAAACCTGGTGCATATAAAGATTTAAAATTTTCTGGATCTTTTACACTCATCATTACTTTATAGGAGACACTAAAACTAACAAAAAAGTTTTTGAAAGTTTCTGCTTTAATACCAACCATTAATTCCGACCAATGTGCATTTAAACCTGTTGTAGTTTGCGGAACTGTAATTGGAACTGTAGGAAAATAATTTCCAAAATCTTTGCTTGAAGTATTTGGTGTGTAATTATTTAATGTTTGTTCAAACAAACTGAATCCATATCTATAACCTACAAAAATCTCGTTGTTCATGTCCAACCAATTTTGATATGCATTGTAATTAACTCCTAAACGAATGTAATTTCCTTTGGCTGTTGAATTTGTATAATCTTCGTTATTGGTTTCTTCTTCATAGCCAATTTCTGCGGCTAAATATAAGTTTTTCTTAATTCTATAATCTCCAACAATTTCGAATCCGCTGTAAGAACCATCGAATTGTGCTTTTATAGGTTTACTAATATCAATTCCAACACGAAAGCCATAGCCTGTTTTGTAAACGATACTATCTTTTGTTTTACTTGCTAAAGAATCTTTTTTCTGTTCTTGTGAAAAACCATCAACAAAAACAAAAAGGAAAAAAATGCTAATGAAATATTTGTACATGAGCGGAATTTTGATTGTCTATTGTTGTTAATGTTGTAGGCGTAAATTCGGTAATCCAAGTATTTGCATCTGCAGAAAATGCGACATTTTTAAAAATAACTTTATAACCACAAGAACGAGAAACATATTCTTGTTCAGTATCGTAGGTAATTGTAAATGTTGCTATTTCGTTATCGACTGTAGCACCATTTACTGTATTTTTTTTAAGCGTATATTTTGTTTCTAAAGCATTTGGATTCAAAGGTATTGCAACACTATCAAGAGTAGAAATATTTGTAAACAAACTATCAACCACACCTTCTGCAATTAAAGAAAAACGTTGTACTTTTTTTGGGGTTTCTCTATTTGTATCATCAAAAAAAGTAATGACTAAACGTGGAGTAACTGGATTTTGCAAACAGAAATCGTCTTTTTCGCAAGCGGAAATAAATGCAAGTATTAATAAAAGAAAAAGAAATGTTTTTTTCATGAATTTATTCTTCAACTTCTACAATTTTATTAATTGCTTCTGCCAATTTAAAATCTAATTCTGTAACGCCATCTGCATCGTGAGTTGTTAATGTAATATCTAAAGTATTATACACATTTGTCCATTCTGGATGATGATTTAATGCCTCACATTCAAAAGCAATTCTATTCATAGCAGACATACAATCTTTAAAATT
This genomic window contains:
- a CDS encoding substrate-binding domain-containing protein — translated: MTDLKIGGVPEHFNYPWYLTLKNKEYTKENINLRWQDYHGGTGQMCKALRNGTVDIAIVLTEGIIKDIADGNPSKIVQTFVKTPLIWGIHVGEKSSFKKIEDLENATIAISRFGSGSHLMAIVNAYNQGWEIDKLKFKVVGNLQGGIDSLTNCEADYFMWEHFTTKPLVDDGTFRRIDDCPTPWPCFVIAVRNEVLENNFEEVQKVLDIINGETADFKDIDNIDKILAKRYQQKLEDIQKWLKITEWNDGKPITKNLITRIQNKMVSFNVIEEKKNSGEFIKNMYI
- a CDS encoding nucleoside phosphorylase; this encodes MSIKKSELILNPDGSVYHLNLKPENIATDIIFVGDQDRVDKITKLFESVDFTTQKREFKTTTGIYKGKRISVISTGIGPDNIDIVLNELDALVNINLETRAPKTDLTSLNIIRIGTSGSLQKDIPVDSFLLSSHGLDLNGMLHSYQIDVISNSEIENAFVKHTNWSAKKSHPILVENSQELARKFTSENIYSGITATAGGFYGPQGRVLRLQLEDENLNNKIDSFQHKKHRITNLEMETSAIYGLSKLLGHKAVSLNAIIANRANGTFSENPKKVVEDLIKYTLKKLTI
- a CDS encoding DUF1835 domain-containing protein translates to MNSSILHITNGDSTTNYLKKLQFSGDFITWREMLCEGKTTTNVGSDVFWKTRYDFFKSSYKISKQKFIDYTVKEYRKLCNKKENKQIVLWFEYDLFCQINMIAVISWLKRYRKGYEVSLVCSGKVKESAKMLAIPELSEEQIQQHFKDRIELSQDDIEYADYIWQLYCSDSPLRLEKIHQFNPMSPFKYLTTALEAHLRRFPSIENGLNNVENFVLKTANNNNLSSKNQLVGKLLTEQEVFGFGDLQYENNIDKLQKLFTSFDPVKLTRKGKDILENQANFYREIRSENSYLGGSKKYSFLYSNATEKLLQITS
- a CDS encoding translation initiation factor — encoded protein: MDLKDQLKNLFPEHQETEEPKKEKSNIWLQDEPILCKYEKRKGKPITILEGYNGATSDFKLLAKEIKTKLSVGGSFKDDKIIIQGDFRDKIMSMLKDKGFKVKRVGG
- a CDS encoding isopenicillin N synthase family dioxygenase encodes the protein MNKIPSVNLADFLSEDKNRKQKFIDEIGHAYENIGFVALKGHFLDDKLVSDLYTEIKNFFDLPVETKEKYEIPGIGGQRGYVSFGKESAKGKKEGDLKEFWHFGQYVEDNSKYKDEYPENVIVEELPKFNEVGKQTYQMLEKTAKFVLRSLALHLGLEETYFDNYIKNGNSILRPIHYPPIKTEPKGAERAAAHGDINLITLLMGAQGKGLQVQNHKGDWIDAMAAPDELMINVGDMLSRHSNNKLKSTIHRVVNPPKEMWGTSRYSIPFFMHPISDMKLDVLENCIDENNPKQFEDITAGEFLDERLRELGLKK
- a CDS encoding DUF6048 family protein gives rise to the protein MYKYFISIFFLFVFVDGFSQEQKKDSLASKTKDSIVYKTGYGFRVGIDISKPIKAQFDGSYSGFEIVGDYRIKKNLYLAAEIGYEEETNNEDYTNSTAKGNYIRLGVNYNAYQNWLDMNNEIFVGYRYGFSLFEQTLNNYTPNTSSKDFGNYFPTVPITVPQTTTGLNAHWSELMVGIKAETFKNFFVSFSVSYKVMMSVKDPENFKSLYAPGFNRIFESNTGFGFNYTLSYLIPFTKK
- a CDS encoding DUF6452 family protein, with amino-acid sequence MKKTFLFLLLILAFISACEKDDFCLQNPVTPRLVITFFDDTNRETPKKVQRFSLIAEGVVDSLFTNISTLDSVAIPLNPNALETKYTLKKNTVNGATVDNEIATFTITYDTEQEYVSRSCGYKVIFKNVAFSADANTWITEFTPTTLTTIDNQNSAHVQIFH
- a CDS encoding 4a-hydroxytetrahydrobiopterin dehydratase — protein: MKHIKLSDSAIEKKLENLQDWDFYDDALHTDFEFDNFKDCMSAMNRIAFECEALNHHPEWTNVYNTLDITLTTHDADGVTELDFKLAEAINKIVEVEE